A window of Ruania suaedae contains these coding sequences:
- a CDS encoding SDR family NAD(P)-dependent oxidoreductase, translating to MTERRRVVLIGTRSTIGRAITAAYRSLGSPIVGIDIVEDDNDRLSHVICADMSDPAAALAAIAEADAHLGGVDTLITAAAFQARAKMHLTTPEHWQAVFGGAVDTTVNALRETLPRLGTGGSVVVISSVNAVLAHPGLPAYAAAKGALNALVRQVALDYGNRGIRINSVAPALVDGNHDPLRQRGYPLGRTVTSDEVAAAVTFLASDAASGITGVSLPVDAGLSVVSPTVFLRPDLLDRLEADG from the coding sequence ATGACCGAACGCCGCAGGGTGGTCCTGATCGGCACCCGTTCCACCATCGGGCGCGCGATCACTGCGGCGTACCGATCGCTGGGGTCGCCGATCGTCGGGATCGACATCGTCGAGGACGACAACGACCGGCTGAGCCATGTCATCTGCGCCGACATGTCCGATCCCGCAGCAGCACTGGCAGCCATCGCCGAGGCGGACGCACACCTGGGTGGGGTCGACACCTTGATCACGGCGGCTGCCTTTCAGGCCAGGGCGAAGATGCATCTGACCACTCCGGAGCATTGGCAGGCCGTTTTCGGGGGCGCCGTCGATACCACCGTCAACGCACTGCGCGAGACGCTGCCGCGACTGGGAACGGGCGGTAGCGTCGTCGTGATCAGCAGTGTGAACGCCGTGCTCGCTCATCCGGGGCTACCCGCCTATGCCGCGGCCAAGGGCGCGCTGAACGCCCTCGTCCGGCAGGTCGCGCTCGACTACGGAAACCGTGGGATCCGCATCAACTCCGTTGCGCCCGCCCTCGTGGACGGCAACCACGACCCCCTGCGCCAGCGCGGCTATCCGCTGGGACGAACAGTGACCTCCGATGAGGTCGCCGCCGCCGTCACCTTCCTTGCCTCGGACGCTGCGTCCGGTATCACCGGAGTCTCCCTACCTGTTGACGCCGGCCTCAGCGTCGTCTCACCCACCGTGTTCCTTCGGCCTGACCTGCTCGACCGGCTCGAGGCCGACGGGTAG
- a CDS encoding dihydrodipicolinate synthase family protein has translation MSTHPPISGLVPVLATPFTDDGGLDLDSLERLIEFQLASSADGLAIFGMASEAFSLSDDERHQILRTTVATAHDIPVVAGVSATGLSAAVDQVRVAADGGAAGVMVLPPHLVKPQPAHLIDFYGGVGEEAQRLDIDVMVQDAPGATGVQQSVALLGELARLPGVASIKVEAPPTVPKIHGVVAEVADTQVVVLGGQNAQFVLDEYACGAQGTMPAAEFTDVLREILDRWDEGARKEARALFARLLPLIVWGLQAGPAWAVHKEVMHHRGIISSARVRMPAHTLEPYQRELLDEIVEQLDLEVRRA, from the coding sequence ATGTCAACGCACCCCCCGATCAGTGGCTTGGTACCCGTGCTGGCGACACCGTTCACCGACGACGGTGGGCTGGATCTCGACAGCCTTGAGCGGTTGATCGAGTTCCAGCTGGCATCCAGCGCTGACGGTCTCGCGATCTTCGGTATGGCTTCGGAGGCCTTCAGCCTCTCGGACGACGAGCGCCATCAGATTCTGCGCACGACTGTGGCGACCGCGCATGACATCCCCGTCGTGGCCGGCGTCTCTGCGACCGGCCTGAGCGCCGCCGTCGATCAGGTCCGCGTGGCCGCGGACGGTGGTGCGGCCGGCGTCATGGTGCTGCCGCCCCACCTCGTCAAGCCACAACCCGCCCACCTGATCGACTTCTACGGCGGTGTGGGCGAGGAGGCGCAGCGCCTGGACATCGACGTCATGGTGCAGGACGCTCCGGGCGCCACTGGTGTGCAACAGTCCGTGGCGCTGCTCGGCGAGCTCGCTCGGCTACCGGGCGTGGCCAGCATCAAGGTCGAGGCCCCACCCACCGTGCCGAAGATCCATGGCGTCGTGGCCGAGGTCGCGGACACCCAGGTCGTCGTCCTCGGAGGGCAGAACGCCCAGTTCGTCCTGGACGAGTACGCCTGCGGCGCCCAGGGCACGATGCCGGCCGCGGAGTTCACCGACGTGTTGCGGGAGATCCTGGACAGGTGGGACGAGGGGGCCCGCAAAGAAGCGCGCGCGCTCTTCGCTCGACTGCTGCCGCTCATCGTCTGGGGATTGCAGGCTGGTCCGGCGTGGGCGGTCCACAAGGAAGTGATGCACCACCGCGGCATCATCAGCAGTGCCCGTGTCAGGATGCCCGCGCACACACTGGAGCCCTATCAACGTGAGCTGCTCGACGAGATCGTCGAGCAGCTCGACCTGGAGGTCAGACGCGCATGA